Proteins from a single region of Nakamurella deserti:
- a CDS encoding L,D-transpeptidase → MSVSRWLRESTVNRRKFLGQAGAMSAVLATAACSSTGPVVITQTVTPGQPTSSGGVTVPPAGGTTPGAPAAGTTPVTNARIIASPKFGTADMAPTAGVTITTFNATIDELTVTGSDGAVVNGALDSGGATWTLSDRLKFNTVYTFAGTATDTAGTQVPIDGTLTTVNPSSTMGLNWVVEEAGTYGVGQPIIVVFDGQVSNQAAAEKALTVTTDKGDIVGSWGWLQDEDIQGKGLQSQVHWRPKEFWPANTKVTVQADMYGVDFGNGSWGGTDVTRNFTIGRSLVVTADVNSFRLKVEQDGVQIRDYPVSYGKGDDDRATRSGIHLVQRKYPDYDMCNARFNYCGVKVTWAVRINNNGEFIHENDSTIPYQGIANVSHGCVNMSTANAKDFYDMAIIGDPVIVSGTGVDMSEQDFIYDWIYSYDRWKGLSAL, encoded by the coding sequence GTGTCTGTGTCACGTTGGCTGCGGGAGAGCACCGTCAACCGCCGGAAGTTCCTCGGCCAGGCCGGCGCGATGTCGGCCGTGCTGGCGACGGCGGCGTGTTCGTCCACCGGTCCGGTCGTCATCACCCAGACCGTGACCCCGGGCCAGCCGACGTCCTCCGGCGGGGTCACCGTCCCGCCGGCCGGGGGGACGACCCCCGGTGCACCCGCGGCGGGAACCACCCCCGTCACCAACGCCCGGATCATCGCCTCGCCGAAGTTCGGCACCGCCGACATGGCCCCGACCGCCGGGGTCACGATCACCACCTTCAACGCCACGATCGACGAGCTCACCGTGACCGGCTCGGACGGTGCGGTGGTCAACGGCGCCCTCGACTCCGGCGGCGCGACGTGGACGCTGTCGGACCGGCTGAAGTTCAACACCGTGTACACCTTCGCCGGCACCGCCACCGACACCGCCGGCACCCAGGTCCCGATCGACGGGACGCTGACCACGGTGAACCCGTCGTCGACGATGGGCCTGAACTGGGTGGTCGAGGAGGCGGGTACCTACGGCGTGGGACAGCCGATCATCGTCGTCTTCGACGGTCAGGTGTCCAATCAGGCCGCCGCAGAGAAGGCGCTCACGGTCACCACCGACAAGGGCGACATCGTCGGGTCGTGGGGGTGGCTGCAGGACGAGGACATCCAGGGCAAGGGCCTGCAGTCCCAGGTGCACTGGCGGCCCAAGGAGTTCTGGCCGGCCAACACCAAGGTCACCGTGCAGGCCGACATGTACGGCGTGGACTTCGGCAACGGCTCGTGGGGCGGAACCGACGTCACCCGCAACTTCACCATCGGCCGGTCGCTGGTCGTCACCGCCGACGTGAACTCCTTCCGGCTCAAGGTCGAGCAGGACGGCGTGCAGATCCGCGACTACCCGGTCTCCTACGGCAAGGGCGACGACGACCGCGCCACCCGCAGCGGCATCCACCTGGTGCAGCGCAAGTACCCCGACTACGACATGTGCAACGCCCGGTTCAACTACTGCGGCGTCAAGGTCACCTGGGCCGTCCGGATCAACAACAACGGCGAGTTCATCCACGAGAACGACAGCACGATCCCGTACCAGGGCATCGCCAACGTCAGCCACGGCTGCGTGAACATGAGCACCGCCAACGCCAAGGACTTCTACGACATGGCGATCATCGGCGACCCGGTGATCGTCTCCGGCACCGGCGTGGACATGAGCGAGCAGGACTTCATCTACGACTGGATCTACAGCTACGACCGCTGGAAGGGCCTGTCCGCGCTGTAG
- a CDS encoding DUF2199 domain-containing protein, with protein sequence MTAVPDSLDPTLQGFVCTHVREGELPVLVVSRLYDELDPEDGPDWMFSCGAGDHGPHEVVTAPVGEVLTADPSLGDIVDLQPQETAEREAPGEPWTRAEPGEPCALCGRSAAAHGQDPRFVLPDRIAALPDREYTPGIAMTGETAEDSVLLKTEHEGFIRATLPVRLVGGLTVEYGLWVAISPLALERASEAWTEPEYADLRLAGTLANAIPPWGLLDAPVQLAVPDPDELPVCVASTDPELRTVLAGEFDHDFVLGAVGL encoded by the coding sequence GTGACGGCCGTGCCCGACTCCCTCGACCCCACCCTGCAGGGCTTCGTGTGTACCCACGTCCGCGAAGGTGAACTGCCGGTGCTGGTGGTGTCTCGGCTGTACGACGAGCTCGACCCCGAGGACGGGCCCGACTGGATGTTCTCCTGCGGCGCCGGCGACCACGGTCCGCACGAGGTCGTCACGGCCCCCGTCGGAGAGGTCCTCACCGCGGACCCCTCGCTCGGCGACATCGTGGACCTGCAGCCGCAGGAGACCGCCGAACGCGAAGCCCCGGGCGAGCCGTGGACGCGCGCCGAGCCGGGGGAGCCGTGCGCCCTCTGCGGCCGGTCGGCGGCCGCGCACGGACAGGACCCGCGGTTCGTGCTGCCCGACCGCATCGCCGCGCTGCCCGACCGGGAGTACACCCCGGGCATCGCGATGACCGGCGAGACCGCCGAGGACTCCGTGCTGCTCAAGACCGAGCACGAGGGCTTCATCCGCGCGACGCTGCCGGTGCGGCTCGTCGGCGGCCTGACCGTCGAGTACGGCCTGTGGGTGGCGATCAGCCCATTGGCGCTGGAGCGCGCCTCCGAGGCCTGGACCGAGCCGGAGTACGCCGACCTGCGGCTGGCCGGCACGCTGGCCAACGCCATCCCGCCGTGGGGGCTGCTCGACGCCCCGGTGCAGCTCGCGGTGCCCGATCCCGACGAGCTGCCGGTGTGCGTCGCGTCCACCGATCCCGAGCTGCGCACGGTGCTGGCCGGCGAGTTCGACCACGACTTCGTGCTGGGCGCGGTCGGGCTCTGA
- a CDS encoding UDP-N-acetylmuramate dehydrogenase yields the protein MTAPVELSDLTTLGLGGPATELIVGDTDATVISALDGLADRGAPVLLVAGGSNLVVADAGVDHPVLRIATTGVSADRDGDDLVVTAAAGENWERVVEQFTADGWSGLEMLSGIPGSTGATPIQNVGAYGVELSDILVDVDVYDRTTRTVRTLPAADLGLGYRSSVLRGSTDLVVLRVRMRLTRSHHAIRYAELAATLGVAPGHTAPPAEVRQAVLSLRRGKGMVLDPADPDTRSVGSFFTNPLLDDDALAAAHTAITGRLGADVRYPRYPAGPATKLSAAWLIERAGFGKGFALPRGGAAISSKHTLALTNRGGSTEDLLALARHVRDGVQAAFAVRLHAEPILVGVAL from the coding sequence GTGACCGCGCCGGTGGAGTTGTCCGACCTGACCACCCTCGGTCTCGGCGGCCCCGCCACCGAACTGATCGTCGGCGACACCGACGCGACCGTCATCTCCGCCCTGGACGGCCTGGCCGACCGCGGCGCCCCGGTGTTGCTGGTGGCGGGCGGCTCGAATCTCGTGGTCGCCGACGCCGGGGTCGACCACCCCGTGCTGCGGATCGCCACCACCGGCGTGTCCGCCGATCGCGACGGCGACGATCTCGTGGTGACCGCCGCGGCGGGCGAGAACTGGGAGCGGGTCGTCGAGCAGTTCACCGCCGACGGCTGGTCGGGCCTGGAGATGCTCTCCGGCATCCCCGGTTCCACCGGGGCGACCCCCATCCAGAACGTCGGTGCGTACGGCGTCGAGCTGAGCGACATCCTCGTCGACGTGGACGTTTACGACCGCACCACCCGGACGGTCCGGACGCTGCCCGCCGCCGACCTGGGCCTGGGCTACCGCAGCAGCGTGCTCCGTGGGTCGACCGATCTGGTGGTGCTGCGGGTCCGGATGCGCCTCACCCGCAGCCACCACGCCATCCGCTACGCCGAGCTCGCCGCCACCCTCGGTGTCGCGCCCGGGCACACCGCGCCGCCGGCCGAGGTCCGGCAGGCGGTGCTGTCACTGCGTCGAGGCAAGGGGATGGTGCTCGACCCGGCCGACCCCGACACCCGCAGCGTCGGGTCGTTCTTCACCAACCCGCTGCTGGACGACGACGCCCTCGCCGCCGCGCACACCGCGATCACCGGCCGGCTCGGCGCCGACGTGCGCTACCCGCGCTATCCGGCGGGACCCGCCACCAAGCTCTCGGCGGCCTGGCTGATCGAGCGGGCGGGCTTCGGCAAGGGGTTCGCGCTGCCCCGCGGCGGCGCCGCGATCTCGTCCAAGCACACGTTGGCGCTGACCAACCGGGGTGGCAGCACCGAGGACCTGCTCGCCCTGGCCCGGCACGTCCGGGACGGGGTGCAGGCGGCGTTCGCGGTGCGGCTGCACGCCGAGCCGATCCTGGTCGGGGTCGCGCTGTAG
- the mshA gene encoding D-inositol-3-phosphate glycosyltransferase has protein sequence MTIRRLAAISLHTSPLAQPGTGDAGGMNVYIEATARRLAARGVEVEIFTRATSSADAPVAELVPGVTVRHIVAGPFEGLEKNDLPGQLCSFAAGVMRAEARRDPGWYDVIHSHYWLSGQVGFLAKDRWAVPLVHTAHTLARVKNAQLADGDSPEPPGRLIGEDQVVAEADRLVANTEVERDELVQLYGADPARVDVVPPGVDTDVFAPGDRRAARVRLGLGTDERVVVFAGRIQPLKGPDVLLRAAAVLRQRYPDERWRIVVVGGLSGVGRVGPHGLAGMAAGLGIADLVTFLPPQPREQLAEVFRAADAVAVPSYNESFGLVALEAQACGTPVVAAAVGGLRVAVQDGVTGVLVDGHDADDWATALAGVVRDPGRRDHLAGAARAQAEKFSWDATAEGLLGSYERAEDQLRAVVR, from the coding sequence ATGACCATCCGCCGGCTGGCTGCGATCTCTCTGCACACCTCACCCCTGGCCCAACCCGGCACCGGTGACGCCGGCGGCATGAACGTCTACATCGAGGCCACCGCCCGCCGGCTCGCCGCCCGCGGGGTCGAGGTGGAGATCTTCACCCGCGCCACCTCGTCGGCCGACGCCCCCGTCGCCGAGCTGGTGCCCGGCGTCACCGTGCGGCACATCGTCGCCGGCCCCTTCGAAGGGCTGGAGAAGAACGACCTGCCCGGTCAGCTGTGCTCGTTCGCCGCCGGGGTGATGCGCGCCGAGGCCCGCCGCGACCCCGGTTGGTACGACGTCATCCACTCGCACTACTGGCTGTCGGGGCAGGTGGGCTTCCTGGCCAAGGACCGCTGGGCGGTGCCGCTGGTGCACACCGCGCACACGCTGGCCCGGGTCAAGAACGCCCAGCTGGCCGACGGTGACAGCCCCGAGCCGCCCGGTCGGCTGATCGGCGAGGACCAGGTGGTGGCCGAGGCCGACCGGCTGGTCGCCAACACCGAGGTGGAGCGCGACGAGTTGGTGCAGCTCTACGGCGCCGATCCGGCCCGGGTCGACGTGGTGCCGCCCGGGGTCGACACCGACGTCTTCGCCCCCGGCGACCGGCGGGCCGCGCGTGTCCGGCTGGGGCTCGGCACCGACGAGCGGGTGGTGGTGTTCGCCGGCCGCATCCAGCCGCTCAAGGGACCCGACGTGCTGCTGCGGGCGGCCGCGGTGCTCCGGCAGCGGTATCCGGACGAGCGGTGGCGGATCGTCGTCGTCGGCGGCCTGTCGGGAGTGGGCCGCGTCGGACCGCACGGGCTCGCCGGGATGGCGGCCGGCCTGGGCATCGCCGACCTGGTGACCTTCCTCCCGCCGCAGCCGCGGGAGCAGTTGGCCGAGGTGTTCCGGGCCGCGGATGCGGTCGCGGTGCCCAGCTACAACGAATCCTTCGGGTTGGTCGCGCTGGAGGCCCAGGCCTGCGGCACGCCGGTGGTGGCCGCGGCGGTCGGTGGCCTGCGGGTGGCCGTGCAGGACGGCGTGACCGGGGTCCTCGTGGACGGCCACGACGCCGACGACTGGGCGACGGCGCTGGCCGGGGTGGTGCGCGACCCCGGCCGCCGCGACCACCTGGCCGGCGCGGCGCGGGCCCAGGCCGAGAAGTTCTCCTGGGACGCCACCGCCGAGGGCCTGCTGGGCAGCTACGAACGGGCCGAGGACCAGCTGCGGGCGGTGGTCCGGTGA
- a CDS encoding TIGR03086 family metal-binding protein: MDLLTAHRAATRQFDNRLRVIRDAQWDNATPCTDWDVRQLVAHVVEGQRQAVALLTGEPPVAVGADLLPDWESAAAAAADAWNAPGALDRTVALPVGPMPAAAYLERRVVELTVHAWDLARAIGDDDDVPNDLAAVALEIVQRREDELTASGRFGTSMLTVMCADDLTELLARLGRARWKSFTPTTLVR, from the coding sequence ATGGACCTGCTCACCGCACACCGCGCCGCGACCCGTCAGTTCGACAACCGCCTCCGGGTGATCCGCGACGCCCAGTGGGACAACGCCACCCCGTGCACCGACTGGGACGTCCGGCAGCTGGTGGCGCACGTCGTGGAGGGTCAGCGCCAGGCGGTGGCGCTGCTCACCGGTGAGCCGCCGGTCGCCGTCGGGGCCGACCTGCTGCCGGACTGGGAATCCGCGGCCGCGGCCGCGGCGGACGCCTGGAACGCGCCGGGTGCGCTGGACCGCACGGTGGCACTGCCGGTCGGGCCGATGCCGGCGGCGGCGTACCTGGAGCGGCGGGTCGTCGAGTTGACGGTTCACGCCTGGGATCTCGCCCGCGCGATCGGCGACGACGACGACGTGCCCAACGACCTGGCGGCGGTGGCGCTGGAGATCGTGCAGCGCCGCGAGGACGAGCTGACCGCGTCCGGTCGGTTCGGCACCTCGATGCTGACCGTGATGTGCGCCGACGACCTCACCGAGCTGCTCGCCCGGCTGGGGCGCGCCCGCTGGAAGAGCTTCACCCCGACGACGCTGGTGCGCTGA
- a CDS encoding phosphoglyceromutase, whose translation MTSTLILVRHGESTWNDLGLFTGWVDVPLSEKGTAEAQHAGVLLKDAGVLPDVLHTSLLRRAIMTAQLALDAADRHWIPVRRSWKLNERHYGDLQGKDKKSTLQTYGEEQFMLWRRSYDTPPPAISDSNEYSQAGDPRYADLGDAAPKTECLADVVDRLQPYLYGEIADDLKAGKVVMVAAHGNSLRAVVKLLDGVSDADIAGLNIPTGIPLRYELDDDLKPLTPGGEYLDPEAAKDAIAAVANQGR comes from the coding sequence ATGACGTCGACACTGATCCTGGTCCGCCACGGCGAGAGCACGTGGAACGATCTCGGCCTGTTCACCGGTTGGGTGGACGTGCCGTTGTCCGAGAAGGGCACCGCCGAGGCCCAGCACGCCGGGGTGCTGCTCAAGGACGCCGGGGTGCTCCCCGACGTGCTGCACACCTCGCTGCTGCGCCGGGCGATCATGACCGCCCAGCTGGCGCTGGACGCCGCGGACCGGCACTGGATCCCGGTCCGCCGGTCCTGGAAGCTCAACGAACGGCACTACGGCGACCTGCAGGGCAAGGACAAGAAGTCCACCCTGCAGACCTACGGCGAGGAGCAGTTCATGCTGTGGCGCCGCTCGTACGACACCCCGCCGCCGGCCATCAGCGACAGCAACGAGTACTCCCAGGCCGGCGACCCGCGGTACGCCGACCTCGGTGACGCCGCCCCGAAGACCGAGTGCCTGGCCGATGTGGTGGACCGGCTCCAGCCGTACCTGTACGGCGAGATCGCCGACGACCTGAAGGCCGGCAAGGTGGTGATGGTCGCCGCGCACGGCAACTCGCTGCGCGCCGTGGTCAAGCTGCTGGACGGGGTCAGCGACGCCGACATCGCCGGGCTCAACATCCCCACCGGCATCCCGTTGCGCTACGAGCTCGACGACGACCTCAAGCCCCTCACCCCGGGTGGCGAGTACCTCGATCCCGAGGCCGCCAAGGACGCCATCGCCGCGGTGGCCAACCAGGGCCGCTGA
- a CDS encoding DUF4349 domain-containing protein: MTDTRTTARVGRRWLHVVAAAGAAVLLLASCSGTSDAAGSTSSAAGFPTEAMASAPASAAAAESAGGAAVDAADAQGAAPAAAPLALDNRQIIRTADLQIRLTVPADTPDETLEQTQQEELDKAVNNARAQLLALGGFVADLQQAGNSASLVLRVPAENYEAFRTGAQKLGEVTSSTEAAQDVTEEFTDVESRIASMKVSVDRMRTLLAQATVVADIIAIEGELSRREADLDSLEGRRQVLADQVALGTVSMTLTAVRAAAETAPVAPAEEDRSGFLGGLADGWRGLKSFLTGVGVVVGAVLPFLPLVAVVALLGWWVRRTARRHREQPVSAPRADDPTPA; the protein is encoded by the coding sequence ATGACAGACACACGTACGACGGCACGGGTGGGGCGACGGTGGCTGCACGTGGTGGCCGCGGCCGGGGCGGCGGTGCTGCTGCTGGCGTCCTGCAGCGGCACCTCGGACGCGGCCGGCTCCACGTCCTCCGCGGCGGGGTTCCCCACCGAGGCCATGGCGTCGGCGCCGGCGAGCGCGGCGGCTGCGGAATCCGCGGGCGGTGCGGCGGTGGATGCCGCGGACGCCCAAGGCGCTGCCCCCGCCGCGGCCCCGCTGGCACTGGACAACCGGCAGATCATCCGGACCGCGGACCTGCAGATCCGGTTGACCGTCCCCGCCGACACCCCCGACGAGACGCTCGAGCAGACGCAGCAGGAGGAGCTGGACAAGGCGGTCAACAACGCCCGGGCCCAACTCCTCGCGCTGGGCGGCTTCGTCGCCGACCTGCAGCAGGCCGGCAACAGCGCCTCGCTGGTGCTGCGGGTGCCGGCCGAGAACTACGAGGCGTTCCGCACCGGCGCGCAGAAGCTCGGCGAGGTCACGTCGAGCACCGAGGCCGCCCAGGACGTCACCGAGGAGTTCACCGACGTCGAGAGCCGGATCGCCAGCATGAAGGTCAGCGTGGACCGGATGCGCACCCTGCTCGCGCAGGCCACGGTGGTCGCCGACATCATCGCCATCGAGGGCGAATTGTCCCGCCGGGAGGCCGATCTCGACTCCCTCGAGGGTCGCCGTCAGGTGCTGGCCGACCAGGTGGCGCTGGGCACCGTCAGCATGACGCTGACCGCGGTGCGGGCCGCCGCCGAGACCGCGCCGGTGGCCCCGGCGGAGGAGGACCGCAGCGGCTTCCTCGGCGGGCTGGCCGACGGCTGGAGAGGACTGAAGTCGTTCCTCACCGGCGTCGGGGTCGTGGTCGGTGCGGTGCTGCCGTTCCTGCCGCTGGTCGCGGTCGTCGCGCTGCTCGGGTGGTGGGTGCGCCGGACCGCCCGCCGGCACCGCGAGCAGCCGGTCAGCGCGCCGCGCGCGGACGATCCCACCCCCGCCTGA
- a CDS encoding LysR family transcriptional regulator yields MIDLRRLEILRELARCGTVAATAAAVHLTPSAVSQQLASLSREVGTPMIEPDGRRVRLTAAAELLLRHAHEIFTHLEHAESDLARFRDGEAGTVRVGAFATAIRGLAAPLLRRIETSSGLRVEIIQIDPEDTVDALLARRVDVALTLTAGASVAGAEDARLEHWHVVDDILDVVLPLDHPLADRSEVELADLAGDDWILGMSASACLVIAQDACARAGFSPRTRHQAEDYTGFVALIAAGAAVGLLPRLAQGPFRHEPVAILPIAGPPIARRIEVQYRAGTGNQPHIAPVLAVLREVAASGVAPLDDLRALPVLV; encoded by the coding sequence ATGATCGATCTGCGCCGACTGGAGATCCTGCGTGAACTCGCCCGCTGCGGCACGGTGGCCGCCACCGCGGCCGCGGTGCACCTGACGCCGTCCGCGGTCAGTCAGCAGCTGGCGTCGCTGTCCCGCGAGGTCGGCACCCCGATGATCGAGCCGGACGGGCGCCGGGTGCGGCTGACCGCCGCGGCCGAGCTGCTGCTGCGGCACGCGCACGAGATCTTCACCCACCTCGAGCACGCCGAGTCCGACCTCGCCCGGTTCCGCGACGGCGAGGCGGGAACCGTGCGGGTCGGCGCCTTCGCCACCGCCATCCGCGGGCTCGCCGCGCCGCTGCTGCGCCGGATCGAGACGAGCTCGGGACTGCGGGTGGAGATCATCCAGATCGACCCCGAGGACACCGTCGACGCGCTGCTCGCCCGGCGCGTCGACGTGGCGCTGACCCTGACCGCAGGCGCGTCGGTGGCGGGCGCCGAGGACGCCCGGCTGGAGCACTGGCACGTGGTGGACGACATCCTCGACGTGGTGCTGCCGCTGGACCATCCGCTGGCCGACCGGTCCGAGGTCGAGCTGGCCGACCTGGCCGGCGACGACTGGATCCTCGGGATGAGCGCGTCCGCGTGCCTGGTCATCGCCCAGGACGCCTGCGCGCGGGCCGGCTTCTCGCCCCGCACCCGCCACCAGGCCGAGGACTACACCGGCTTCGTCGCGCTGATCGCCGCCGGCGCCGCGGTCGGGCTGCTGCCCCGGCTCGCGCAGGGTCCGTTCCGGCACGAGCCGGTGGCCATCCTGCCGATCGCCGGGCCGCCGATCGCGCGCCGGATCGAGGTGCAGTACCGGGCCGGCACCGGCAACCAGCCGCACATCGCGCCGGTGCTCGCGGTGCTGCGCGAGGTGGCGGCGTCCGGGGTGGCCCCCCTCGACGATCTGCGGGCACTGCCGGTCCTGGTCTGA
- a CDS encoding DUF2505 domain-containing protein encodes MPTTFTATQRYPAPATAVYALFSDRGFLEARLAATGGLDPQVMSLDLSDDGGVVVVTRQGIPASKLPSVVASFINGDLSTQRTESWRPAADGYTADLKVTIHGAPASMKGTMTLSDDPTGGSVLTVLADATVPIPMFGGKVEKVVVEQVGELLDREEAFTREQLAG; translated from the coding sequence GTGCCGACCACGTTCACCGCCACCCAGCGCTACCCCGCCCCGGCCACCGCCGTCTACGCGCTGTTCAGCGACCGCGGCTTCCTCGAGGCACGACTGGCGGCGACCGGCGGCCTGGACCCGCAGGTGATGTCGCTGGACCTCAGCGACGACGGCGGCGTGGTCGTCGTGACCCGGCAGGGCATCCCGGCGTCGAAGCTGCCCTCGGTGGTGGCGTCGTTCATCAACGGCGACCTGTCGACGCAGCGCACCGAGAGCTGGCGTCCCGCGGCCGACGGTTACACCGCCGACCTGAAGGTCACCATCCACGGCGCCCCGGCCTCGATGAAGGGCACCATGACGCTGTCCGACGACCCGACCGGCGGTTCGGTGCTGACGGTGCTGGCCGACGCCACGGTGCCGATCCCGATGTTCGGCGGGAAGGTCGAGAAGGTCGTCGTCGAACAGGTCGGTGAGCTGCTCGACCGCGAGGAGGCGTTCACCCGGGAGCAGCTCGCCGGGTGA
- a CDS encoding trimeric intracellular cation channel family protein, with translation MLSTHGVETALNLVGILAFALSGALLGVRRQFDIVGMAVLATVTAIGGGIIRDVMIGAVPPAALNNPSWLVLPLVATLLTFRWHPQVRRMHRAVELFDAVGLGVFCATATVKAIEYGVHPLASVLLGCITGVGGGLIRDVLAGVTPAVLRKDSRLYVVPAVVGCAIVAVASAFGPVDIGVQAAGALVIVLLRGLALWRGWTAPVPRMFDSQGE, from the coding sequence GTGCTGAGCACCCACGGCGTCGAGACGGCGCTGAACCTCGTGGGCATCCTGGCGTTCGCGCTCTCCGGAGCCCTGCTCGGGGTGCGCCGGCAGTTCGACATCGTCGGGATGGCGGTGCTCGCCACGGTCACCGCGATCGGCGGCGGCATCATCCGCGACGTGATGATCGGCGCGGTGCCGCCCGCGGCACTGAACAACCCGTCCTGGCTGGTGCTGCCGCTGGTCGCCACCCTGCTGACGTTCCGCTGGCACCCGCAGGTGCGCCGGATGCACCGGGCCGTGGAGCTGTTCGACGCGGTCGGACTGGGGGTGTTCTGCGCGACCGCGACGGTCAAGGCCATCGAGTACGGCGTGCACCCGCTCGCGTCGGTGCTGCTCGGCTGCATCACCGGGGTCGGCGGTGGCCTGATCCGCGACGTGCTCGCCGGCGTCACCCCGGCCGTGCTGCGCAAGGATTCCCGGCTCTACGTCGTGCCCGCCGTGGTCGGCTGCGCGATCGTCGCGGTGGCGTCGGCGTTCGGCCCGGTCGACATCGGGGTGCAGGCGGCCGGGGCGCTGGTCATCGTGCTGTTGCGCGGTCTGGCCCTGTGGCGCGGCTGGACCGCCCCGGTGCCCCGGATGTTCGACAGCCAGGGGGAGTGA
- a CDS encoding YbjN domain-containing protein — MTDHRALVTAALTEAEVPFTEPEPGAFLLTLPGERRHRTLVWLLIGDHELLVESFVCRQPDENHEGVYRYLLQRNAKLRTVAYCLDALGDIHLVGRLGLTTLTAAEIDTTLGVLLTASDADFNPILERGFASSIRREWAWRTETGQSVKNLQAFRRLIESGDTGS; from the coding sequence GTGACCGATCACCGCGCGCTGGTGACCGCCGCGCTGACCGAGGCCGAGGTGCCGTTCACCGAGCCGGAGCCCGGGGCGTTCCTGCTGACGCTGCCGGGTGAGCGCCGCCACCGGACGCTGGTCTGGCTGCTGATCGGCGACCACGAGCTGCTGGTGGAGTCGTTCGTCTGCCGCCAGCCCGACGAGAACCACGAAGGCGTCTACCGGTACCTGTTGCAGCGCAACGCCAAGCTGCGCACGGTCGCCTACTGCCTGGACGCCCTGGGGGACATCCACCTGGTCGGCCGGCTCGGGTTGACCACGCTCACGGCGGCCGAGATCGACACCACCCTGGGGGTGCTGCTCACCGCATCCGACGCCGACTTCAACCCCATCCTGGAACGCGGCTTCGCCTCGTCGATCCGGCGGGAGTGGGCGTGGCGGACCGAGACCGGACAGTCGGTCAAGAACCTGCAGGCCTTCCGGCGGCTCATCGAGTCCGGGGACACCGGGTCATGA
- a CDS encoding DUF6328 family protein produces the protein MSDAPTGGSGRHSADLDGPARGVRMPDEEWDRDARNETTTERLDRNWVDLLQELRVVQTGVQLLTGFLLTLPFQQRFTELSTFGRVLYIITVAASVLATGLLVAPVMIHRLLFRRHARHTMVSAAHRLAVAGTTFLGVAMIGVVLLVFDVVFGRTPGIVAASVAAVMLLALWCVLPLSLRRRR, from the coding sequence ATGAGCGACGCGCCGACCGGCGGCAGCGGACGGCACAGCGCCGACCTCGACGGTCCGGCGCGCGGCGTCCGGATGCCCGACGAGGAGTGGGACCGCGACGCGCGCAACGAGACGACCACCGAGCGGCTGGACCGCAACTGGGTCGACCTGCTGCAGGAGCTGCGCGTGGTGCAGACCGGTGTGCAGCTGCTCACCGGCTTCCTGCTGACGCTGCCGTTCCAGCAACGGTTCACCGAACTGAGCACCTTCGGCCGGGTGCTCTACATCATCACCGTCGCAGCGTCCGTGCTGGCCACCGGTCTGCTGGTGGCGCCGGTGATGATCCACCGGCTGCTGTTCCGCCGGCACGCCCGGCACACCATGGTCAGCGCCGCGCACCGGCTCGCCGTCGCCGGCACCACCTTCCTCGGTGTCGCGATGATCGGGGTGGTGCTGCTGGTCTTCGACGTCGTGTTCGGCCGCACCCCCGGCATCGTCGCGGCGTCGGTGGCCGCGGTGATGCTGCTGGCGCTGTGGTGCGTGCTGCCGTTGTCGCTGCGCCGCCGACGCTGA